The following is a genomic window from Rhizobium sp. 11515TR.
GATCGCGCTCTGCTTCACCTGCTTGTAGAAGGTCTTTGCGTCTTCCAGCGGTCCGCCATTGGTGAAGACGGCATCGGCGTGCTTGCCGGCAAGTCGGATGCCGGAATCGGAGGCGCCCGCCTGGAATACCACCGGCTGCCCCTGCTTGGAGCGGCCGATATTGAGGGGGCCTTCGATGCGGAAGAACCGGCCCTTGTGGTTCAGGCGATGCAGCTTGGTTTTGTCGGCGTAGACGCCGGTCTCGCGGTCGCGCACGAAGGCATCGTCATCCCAGGAGTCCCACAGACCCTTGATGGCGTCGAGATACTCGTCGGCGATCTCGTAGCGCAATTCATGCTCGGGATGCTCGCGGCTATAGTTTCGGCCCGAGCCTTCGAGCGGAGACGTCACGGCATTCCAGCCGGCGCGGCCGCCGCTGATGAGATCGAGCGAGGCGAATTGCCGGGCAATGGTGAAGGGATCGCTATAAGAGGTCGAGACCGTGCCCACGAGGCCGAGCTTCGTTGTAAAGGCGGCAAGCGCGGACAGAATGGTCAGCGGCTCGAAGCGGTTGAGGAAATGCGGGATCGATTGCTCGTTGATATAGAGCCCGTCCGCGACGAAAGCGAAGGCGATACCGGCCTCTTCGGCCTTGCGGGCCGTCTTGACGAAGAAGTTCAGATTGGTGCTGGCATCGGCCGGAACGCTTGGATGCTTCCAGGCATTCATGTGGCCACCCGGGCCTTGCAGCATGATACCGAAGGTAACGTGTTTTTGAACCATGATGATCCTCCTGGGACAGGCCGTTCAGGCAACGAGGGAAAGGCGTTCTTTGGCGAGCAATTCTATGGAGTTCAGCCGTTCGGCCGCGGTCAGCGCCGGCGTGTCGAGCACGAATTCCTCGACACCATAACGGCGATGAAACGCGTCGAGTTCGCCGCGGATCTGCGCCGCCGTGCCATGCAGTACGCTCGGCACCTTCTCTTCGGTCCGGAACTCCGAGAAGCCCGCCTGACGCGCGAATTCCGCCGCCTGCTCCTGGGTGCCGACATTGACGCTCTGGCCGTTAGGCAGGAAGAGCTTGACGATGCGCAGCTGCCCGACGCGCTCGCGGGCATGGGCCTCGCTTTCCGCAGCAAAGGCGGCAAGCGCTAGGATCGGCACCTTGCCATCCGTCGCGCTGGCGTAAGCTTCAAACGTATTGCGCAGATTTTCCGGATCACCGTTCAGATGGCCGGCAAACACCAGCCTCCAACCCTTCTCCGCGGCAAGCTTCGCGCTTTCGACGCTGGCGCCGAGAAGGAAGCGCTCGGGCGCGCGCGGCGGAAATGGTGTCGCCAGCGCGCCATCGGAATGAGGATCGGCCGCGAAATAGGTGTTGATATCAGAGAGCTGTTCGGCAAAATCCGGCTTCTTCTCAGGATCGAAAGCGCGCTGCAATGCGCGGGTCGAAAGCGGAAATCCGCCCGGCGCCTTGCCGACACCGAGATCTACACGCCCCGGCGCCAGTGAGGCCAGGAGGTTGAAAACCTCCGCAACCTTGTAGGCGCTGTAATGCTGCAGCATGACGCCGCCGGAACCGATGCGGATCCTTGAAGTCCGCGCAAGAAGATGAGCGATCAGGACTTCCGGAGCCGAACTTGCGAGGTTCGCCATATTGTGATGCTCGGCGACCCAGAAGCGATGATAGCCGAGCTCCTCGGCCCGGATGGCCAAGCGAGCCGTGGCGCCGAGCGCATCGGTGGCGTTGAGCCCCTGTTCGATCGGGCTCTTGTCAAGAAGGCTGAGGAGATAAGTCATGCCGTTTCATCCATGTTTGCGCCCAATGCCGACCATGAAGCGCCATAGTCTATAAAAAACATAGATTTTAAGTTATTTAAGAAACAGCTTTCTTTTTCTTTCGCCGGATGCGGAAAAAATCAGCAGCGCCCAAAGGCGGCATCGATGGATGCCGCTGCAGGTTCCAGTGACAGGATCGAGCGCCTGTTGGGACTAAGCCTGTTCAAGGAAGAGCATAGCGTCACAGGCCGTTACCGATCATTTCGACCGGCTGTGATGCCTCTCACGACGGAAAGACGGCGCAATCGACAGCGATGGACGCAATAGATTGCCAAAACCCGCAAATCAGTTCACCTTTCACCTATGCCCGATATCGCACGACCATTCGTGACCGATGATGATCCCGACCGGGACATTCGCTGCCAGGACGCGCTGCAAGCCGCTTTTCGAGAGTTGCTGAATGCCGCGACCCTGGCGGGATGGTCGGAGCGTGAAGTTGCCTTGGCGATTGCCGAGCTCGCGGACAAGCATTTGCTCTCGCTTGAGACCCATGACAATACCGACGCCCTCATCGCGCTGCTGCGGCGAATGACCTAGTCAGCCAACCGTCCACCTGCAGGGAGGTCGATCGTTGCGGTGCTCAATGCATGCCGCCGCCACCCTCCTTGAGATCGACATTGCTCAGGATCAGCGCAAGCGGAATGGCGCAGAGCACGATCAGCATCAGCACATGAAATACATCGATATAGGCGAGGAAGCTCGCCTGGGTCTGCACCTGCTGTCCTATCCAGGCCGTCGCCTGCGCCTGGGCATCCGCTATGGTCGCACCTTTCTCGGCAAAATAGCGCGTCATGGTTCGCAGCGTCTCCTGATAGGCCGGCGACGATGGCGTGACATGCTCCACCAGGCGGCTCTGGTGCCACTGCTCCCGATGCGCCAGGACATTTGACGCGATACAAACGCCGATGGAGCCGCCGATGTTGCGCGCGGCATTGATCATGGCCGACGCCTGATTGGTCTGCTCGGGCCTCAAACCATAGTAGGAGGCGGAAGTGATGGGGATGAAGATCAGCGGCAGGCCAAGCCCGATATAGAGACGAGACCAGACGAAGAAGCTGAAGTTCAGACCAGGATAGAGCCGCGTCAGCTGCCACATGGACATCGCAATGATCGCCGCACCGATGGCGATCAGATATTTCGGCTGAACCAAGGAATTCACGCGACCGGCAACAAACATCATGACCATGGTCACGATCCCGCCCGGTGAAAGCGCCAGGCCTGCCCAGGTCGCTGTATATCCGTAGTTCTGCTGCACGACCTCTGGGATGAACTGCGTCGTCGCGATCAGGATTGCGCCGGTTGCCATCATCACGATGAAACAGGAGCCGAATTGCCGGGTGCCGAGCAGCCACCCATCGATGATCGGATTCGCCTTCGTCAGAACCCACGGTATGGCAGCCAGGAAGGCGAGAACGCATATGGCGACCATGACGATGATGAAGTCGGAGCCGAACCAGTCATCGGTCTGTCCCCGATCCAGGATGAGTTCCAGCGAGCCGAGAAAGGTCGCCACCAGCAGAAAGCCGATGAGATC
Proteins encoded in this region:
- a CDS encoding LLM class flavin-dependent oxidoreductase: MVQKHVTFGIMLQGPGGHMNAWKHPSVPADASTNLNFFVKTARKAEEAGIAFAFVADGLYINEQSIPHFLNRFEPLTILSALAAFTTKLGLVGTVSTSYSDPFTIARQFASLDLISGGRAGWNAVTSPLEGSGRNYSREHPEHELRYEIADEYLDAIKGLWDSWDDDAFVRDRETGVYADKTKLHRLNHKGRFFRIEGPLNIGRSKQGQPVVFQAGASDSGIRLAGKHADAVFTNGGPLEDAKTFYKQVKQSAIAHGRSAADVGIFPGIGPIVGATQEEAEAKYQAIRNLVTIEEALAYLGRFFDHHDFSAYPLDEPFPDLGDIGRNNFRATTDRIKKTAREKELTLREVALDAATPRTSFIGTAEHIANEIIRWVDEEGADGFILGFPVIGEGFDDFSRHVLPILTERGYFDPALKGETLRDHLGLPYRESRYAAEDSNIAPAKAVGA
- a CDS encoding LLM class flavin-dependent oxidoreductase; this encodes MTYLLSLLDKSPIEQGLNATDALGATARLAIRAEELGYHRFWVAEHHNMANLASSAPEVLIAHLLARTSRIRIGSGGVMLQHYSAYKVAEVFNLLASLAPGRVDLGVGKAPGGFPLSTRALQRAFDPEKKPDFAEQLSDINTYFAADPHSDGALATPFPPRAPERFLLGASVESAKLAAEKGWRLVFAGHLNGDPENLRNTFEAYASATDGKVPILALAAFAAESEAHARERVGQLRIVKLFLPNGQSVNVGTQEQAAEFARQAGFSEFRTEEKVPSVLHGTAAQIRGELDAFHRRYGVEEFVLDTPALTAAERLNSIELLAKERLSLVA
- a CDS encoding DHA2 family efflux MFS transporter permease subunit produces the protein MSDAGAAAGGRGASPAQVTNPWLIAVVVSLATFMEVLDTTIANVALRYISGGLAVSSDEASWVVTTYLVSNAIVLVASSYFAERFGRRRFYLLCLVTFTIASVLCGLSWNLQVLLIFRVIQGFAGGGMVPTSQAILADAFPPAKRGQAFALFGVAVVVAPVIGPTLGGYLSDNLSWHWCFLINGPVGIFAFVLVYVLLKETPKTRSMREEFRRKGVRFDLIGFLLVATFLGSLELILDRGQTDDWFGSDFIIVMVAICVLAFLAAIPWVLTKANPIIDGWLLGTRQFGSCFIVMMATGAILIATTQFIPEVVQQNYGYTATWAGLALSPGGIVTMVMMFVAGRVNSLVQPKYLIAIGAAIIAMSMWQLTRLYPGLNFSFFVWSRLYIGLGLPLIFIPITSASYYGLRPEQTNQASAMINAARNIGGSIGVCIASNVLAHREQWHQSRLVEHVTPSSPAYQETLRTMTRYFAEKGATIADAQAQATAWIGQQVQTQASFLAYIDVFHVLMLIVLCAIPLALILSNVDLKEGGGGMH